A genomic region of Lysinibacillus sp. 2017 contains the following coding sequences:
- a CDS encoding PspA/IM30 family protein, producing the protein MKNILTKFKYSIQADLHELFDKKVEKNPISMLNQYIREAEKQTEATGKLLARQAQLKNELEQQLAQTMDMLKKREKQLILAKATEEAELIAFAQDEVTAYTSRKQALLTSIDAANQEYFALERKFETMKHKIKDMKVRQLQLMGKENVVRAHHQMDKVLTTNKEDNFDELSTYIDDLAQNIDHKYEVTTFEARLAQLEKEQKLIEQPK; encoded by the coding sequence ATGAAAAACATACTAACAAAATTTAAGTATTCAATTCAAGCAGATTTACATGAATTATTTGATAAGAAGGTAGAAAAAAATCCAATTTCCATGTTAAATCAGTACATTCGTGAAGCAGAAAAGCAAACGGAAGCAACAGGTAAATTACTTGCTCGTCAAGCACAGCTAAAAAATGAACTAGAGCAACAATTAGCTCAAACAATGGATATGCTTAAAAAACGTGAAAAACAACTTATTTTAGCAAAAGCAACTGAAGAAGCAGAGCTAATTGCTTTTGCCCAAGATGAAGTCACGGCTTATACATCACGAAAACAAGCGTTACTTACAAGCATCGATGCAGCAAATCAAGAATATTTTGCACTTGAACGCAAGTTTGAAACGATGAAGCATAAAATTAAAGATATGAAGGTGCGTCAATTGCAGTTAATGGGCAAGGAAAATGTCGTTCGTGCTCATCATCAAATGGATAAAGTGTTAACAACAAACAAAGAGGATAATTTTGATGAGTTATCAACTTACATTGATGATTTAGCACAAAACATTGATCACAAATACGAAGTAACGACATTCGAGGCACGACTAGCACAGCTTGAGAAAGAACAAAAATTAATTGAACAGCCTAAATAA
- a CDS encoding ABC transporter permease: MKKFFLYSAGFVAAMIALVLLLPVAGLLVSGLLVAAGLHYYTKSTSIFGKVMSIVVALAGLVSALSNVPGFIGLVAVGVLYYIFKTRKNEKLEIFSAKEEDPFTNFEREWSKLS; this comes from the coding sequence ATGAAGAAATTTTTCTTATATTCAGCCGGTTTCGTCGCAGCAATGATTGCATTAGTTTTATTATTACCAGTCGCTGGCCTTTTAGTGTCAGGCTTACTAGTAGCCGCGGGTTTACATTATTATACAAAAAGTACATCCATTTTCGGGAAGGTTATGAGTATCGTCGTAGCACTTGCCGGTTTAGTAAGTGCATTATCAAATGTTCCTGGCTTTATCGGATTAGTGGCAGTCGGTGTTTTATACTACATTTTCAAAACACGTAAAAATGAAAAACTTGAAATTTTTTCAGCTAAAGAAGAAGACCCCTTCACAAACTTTGAACGTGAATGGTCAAAATTAAGTTAG
- a CDS encoding YneF family protein, whose amino-acid sequence MQTWIWILIVIVALIGGVAIGFYAARQYMMKYLKENPPINEQMIRVMMAQMGRKPSEKQVRQMMSQMNKFQDK is encoded by the coding sequence ATGCAAACATGGATTTGGATTCTTATCGTAATCGTAGCTCTTATCGGGGGCGTGGCAATTGGTTTCTACGCAGCTCGTCAATATATGATGAAGTATTTAAAAGAAAATCCACCAATTAACGAACAAATGATTCGTGTAATGATGGCGCAAATGGGACGCAAACCATCTGAAAAACAAGTACGTCAAATGATGTCTCAAATGAACAAGTTCCAAGATAAATAA
- a CDS encoding S-ribosylhomocysteine lyase translates to MTVEKTNVESFDLDHTKVVAPYVRLAGTKAGTKGDIVTKYDIRFKQPNKEHMEMPALHSLEHLMADRIRNHSDAVVDLSPMGCQTGFYVSFINYDDYKGILEILEKTAQDVLVATSVPACNEVQCGWAASHSLEGAQALAKEFLEKRAEWPIIFNEE, encoded by the coding sequence ATGACAGTAGAAAAAACAAATGTCGAAAGCTTTGATTTAGATCATACGAAAGTCGTGGCACCCTATGTACGCTTAGCGGGAACGAAGGCTGGAACAAAAGGGGATATTGTGACGAAATACGATATCCGTTTTAAACAGCCAAATAAGGAACATATGGAAATGCCAGCACTACACTCGTTAGAGCACTTAATGGCAGATCGTATCCGTAATCATTCAGATGCAGTCGTGGATCTTTCGCCAATGGGTTGTCAAACGGGTTTTTACGTATCCTTTATCAATTATGATGATTATAAAGGAATTTTAGAGATTTTAGAAAAGACAGCACAAGATGTTTTAGTAGCAACCTCTGTACCAGCCTGTAATGAAGTTCAATGTGGTTGGGCAGCGAGTCATAGTTTAGAAGGGGCTCAAGCATTAGCAAAGGAATTTTTGGAAAAACGCGCAGAATGGCCAATCATTTTTAATGAAGAATAA
- a CDS encoding alpha/beta hydrolase, whose product MKKKYVLASGLATTAIATAVTGYLVTNRIMYIKKKDDEFIYEREQQANRFDEVWYESCPKELLTITSPNGYAVKGVFLKPLETTNTVIICHGVTENKINSMKYARMFEHLGFNAIVYDHRRHGESEGKTTSYGHYEKLDLQAMVQAVREKIGEDALLGIHGESMGAATTILYAGTLENRANFYVSDCAFSNFPELLQIIFKDSLPVSPKYSISFANLFLKLRDGYSLSEVDPLKAVTNIEQPVLFIHSEPDTFIPADMSRKLYEAKLGDKMLKLFEKGEHAKSFNESPLEYEQAVAKFLHDYVPQYHNENTRPLTETIE is encoded by the coding sequence ATGAAGAAAAAATATGTACTCGCTTCAGGTCTTGCCACAACAGCAATTGCTACAGCCGTTACAGGCTATCTTGTGACAAATCGAATTATGTATATTAAGAAGAAGGATGATGAATTCATTTACGAGCGTGAACAACAAGCAAATCGCTTTGACGAGGTTTGGTATGAAAGCTGTCCGAAAGAATTGCTCACAATCACTTCCCCTAATGGTTATGCGGTTAAAGGGGTCTTTTTAAAACCATTAGAAACGACAAATACGGTCATTATCTGTCATGGTGTAACCGAAAATAAAATAAATTCGATGAAATATGCACGCATGTTTGAGCATCTTGGTTTTAATGCGATCGTCTATGATCATCGCAGACATGGGGAATCGGAAGGAAAAACAACTAGCTATGGCCATTATGAAAAATTAGATTTACAAGCAATGGTGCAAGCGGTACGCGAAAAAATTGGAGAAGACGCTCTACTTGGCATTCACGGCGAATCAATGGGCGCCGCAACAACTATTTTGTACGCGGGTACATTAGAAAATCGGGCAAACTTCTATGTTTCAGATTGTGCGTTTTCAAATTTCCCTGAACTGTTGCAAATAATTTTCAAAGATTCTTTACCCGTTTCTCCAAAATATTCAATTTCCTTTGCAAACCTATTTTTGAAACTGCGTGATGGCTATTCATTATCTGAAGTCGACCCTTTGAAAGCTGTAACAAATATTGAGCAACCTGTACTATTCATTCATAGTGAGCCAGATACCTTTATTCCAGCAGACATGTCGAGAAAGTTATACGAAGCAAAACTTGGCGACAAAATGTTAAAGCTTTTCGAAAAAGGTGAACATGCAAAATCATTCAATGAGTCTCCACTTGAATATGAACAAGCGGTAGCAAAATTTTTACATGACTATGTGCCGCAGTATCATAACGAAAATACACGCCCACTAACAGAAACAATTGAATAA
- a CDS encoding acetyl-CoA C-acetyltransferase — protein sequence MTQEVVIVSAVRTAIGSFQGTLKDIPAATLGSIVIKEALQRIDLDAALVDEVIMGNVLAAGSGQNPARQASIQAGIPHAVPAMTINKVCGSGLKAVHLAMQAIVAGDADIVVAGGFENMSQAPYVLQNAREGFRMGDQKLVDTMIKDGLWCAFNDYHMGITAENLCDQYNIQREEQDAFSARSQARASAAIEAGKFVAEIVPVEIPQRKGEPIIFAQDEYVKKGSTAEKLAGLRPAFKKEGSVTAGNASGINDGAAAVVVMSKQRAFELGLTPMATIVANASAGVDPAVMGIGPVQAVKKALSKANLTLEQMDLVEANEAFAAQAIAVDRELAFNHDKLNVNGGAIALGHPIGASGTRILVSLLHEMQKQDAQYGLATLCIGGGQGVATIVQR from the coding sequence ATGACACAAGAAGTCGTAATCGTAAGTGCTGTACGTACTGCGATTGGTTCATTTCAAGGAACATTAAAGGATATTCCAGCAGCAACATTAGGGAGTATTGTTATAAAAGAAGCGTTACAAAGAATAGACTTAGATGCAGCATTGGTTGACGAAGTCATTATGGGCAATGTATTAGCGGCTGGCTCGGGGCAAAATCCAGCGAGACAAGCGAGTATTCAAGCAGGGATTCCACATGCAGTGCCTGCGATGACCATTAATAAAGTATGTGGGTCGGGTTTAAAGGCCGTTCATTTGGCGATGCAAGCAATTGTAGCAGGGGATGCTGATATTGTCGTTGCAGGCGGCTTTGAAAATATGAGTCAAGCACCATACGTTTTACAAAATGCGCGTGAAGGTTTCCGCATGGGCGATCAAAAATTAGTGGATACGATGATTAAAGATGGCTTATGGTGTGCATTTAATGATTATCATATGGGGATTACAGCAGAAAATTTATGTGATCAGTATAATATTCAACGTGAAGAACAAGATGCTTTTTCAGCACGTTCACAAGCTCGAGCTAGCGCGGCAATTGAAGCAGGGAAGTTTGTTGCTGAAATCGTACCAGTTGAAATTCCGCAGCGTAAAGGGGAGCCGATTATTTTCGCACAAGATGAGTATGTGAAAAAGGGATCAACTGCTGAAAAATTAGCTGGGTTACGCCCGGCATTTAAAAAAGAAGGATCCGTAACAGCGGGTAATGCATCTGGTATTAATGACGGAGCAGCAGCTGTTGTTGTCATGTCAAAGCAACGTGCCTTTGAATTAGGCTTAACACCTATGGCTACAATTGTGGCTAATGCAAGTGCTGGCGTTGATCCAGCGGTTATGGGAATTGGCCCAGTTCAAGCTGTTAAAAAGGCATTATCGAAAGCAAATTTAACTTTAGAGCAAATGGATTTAGTCGAGGCAAACGAAGCTTTTGCTGCGCAAGCAATAGCTGTTGATCGCGAATTAGCCTTCAATCATGATAAACTAAATGTAAATGGCGGAGCGATTGCACTAGGTCACCCAATTGGTGCTAGTGGTACGCGAATTTTAGTGTCACTTCTTCATGAAATGCAAAAGCAGGACGCACAATATGGTCTGGCTACACTTTGTATCGGAGGCGGACAAGGGGTCGCGACAATCGTTCAACGCTAA
- a CDS encoding YqkE family protein — protein sequence MARKKQQQRNTNEFDLPKEKAATLADQLGGDVLAKLKAAKKEMVAEETAKEEERIAKAAFDKKQREKNMSFEELLDQFGNNGSKF from the coding sequence ATGGCAAGAAAAAAACAGCAACAACGTAACACAAATGAATTTGATCTACCGAAGGAAAAAGCAGCGACACTCGCAGACCAATTAGGTGGCGATGTATTAGCAAAACTAAAAGCAGCTAAGAAAGAAATGGTTGCAGAAGAAACGGCAAAAGAAGAAGAGCGTATTGCAAAAGCGGCATTTGATAAAAAACAACGCGAAAAAAATATGAGCTTTGAAGAGCTGTTAGACCAATTCGGTAATAATGGTTCGAAGTTTTAA
- a CDS encoding VanZ family protein, with the protein MKKTFFIVLCGIVIVAFASNMSYEQQTIIPTLKNILQDKPFENWLSQFEIHYWGTIISVESRGYFYFIEFLVRKATHFFGYGLLAVIFYWFYRKLSWRVPVLLAIFTIVIIASLDEYRQSMIPGRTGIVDDVIIDAYGAITLLIIVKFIQFIRYFFKTKG; encoded by the coding sequence ATGAAAAAAACATTTTTTATCGTTCTATGCGGAATAGTCATCGTCGCATTCGCTTCAAATATGAGCTATGAGCAACAAACAATTATCCCTACATTAAAAAATATTTTACAAGACAAACCATTTGAAAATTGGTTAAGTCAATTTGAAATCCATTATTGGGGAACGATTATTTCCGTTGAATCGAGAGGCTATTTTTATTTTATTGAGTTTTTAGTACGTAAGGCGACGCATTTTTTCGGCTATGGTCTATTAGCGGTTATTTTTTATTGGTTTTATCGAAAATTGTCATGGCGCGTGCCTGTACTACTAGCTATTTTTACAATTGTCATCATCGCTAGCCTAGATGAATATCGTCAAAGCATGATTCCAGGCCGAACTGGTATTGTTGATGATGTCATTATTGATGCATATGGTGCTATTACGTTATTAATCATCGTGAAGTTCATACAATTCATTCGCTATTTCTTCAAGACAAAAGGCTGA
- a CDS encoding aldo/keto reductase gives MQKRTLGQSTLQISEISLGCMSLPPIETEAKQVIAAAIDAGINYYDTADLYDRGVNEQVVGAALKEHRHNLILASKVGNRWYEGKDGWSWDTSKAYIEQAVRDSLSRLQTDYLDVYQLHGGTTEDNWEEIIDTFEGLKKEGLIREYGISSIRPNVFVPFLNNSHAVSNMMQFNIFDERACEFFEQIKSSGASVVTRGSLAKGLLSNEWRERIKGFMSYEQSEAKEILLKIEQQFGDVHAAALAFNLHYDAVASTVIGARNVEQLNQTLQAYKKAQSFDDVSVILNWTKQDRYTDHR, from the coding sequence ATGCAAAAACGAACTTTAGGACAAAGCACATTACAAATCTCAGAAATCAGCTTAGGCTGTATGTCACTACCTCCAATCGAAACCGAGGCAAAGCAAGTCATTGCGGCCGCAATCGATGCAGGAATCAATTATTATGATACTGCAGACTTATATGATCGTGGTGTCAATGAACAAGTAGTAGGCGCCGCATTAAAGGAACATCGCCACAACCTTATTCTAGCTTCAAAAGTCGGCAATCGTTGGTATGAAGGAAAAGATGGTTGGAGTTGGGACACATCAAAGGCATATATTGAGCAAGCTGTTCGTGATAGCCTAAGCCGCTTACAAACCGATTATTTAGATGTCTATCAATTACACGGTGGTACAACAGAAGATAATTGGGAGGAAATCATTGATACATTTGAAGGATTGAAAAAAGAAGGATTGATTCGTGAATACGGGATTTCTTCGATTCGCCCAAATGTATTCGTTCCATTTTTAAACAATAGCCATGCAGTAAGTAATATGATGCAATTTAATATTTTCGATGAACGTGCCTGTGAATTTTTCGAGCAAATTAAATCGAGTGGTGCATCTGTTGTAACAAGAGGCTCGCTTGCGAAAGGTTTACTATCTAATGAATGGCGTGAGCGTATAAAAGGCTTTATGAGCTACGAGCAATCAGAAGCAAAAGAAATTTTACTTAAAATTGAACAGCAATTTGGAGACGTACATGCAGCAGCACTTGCATTCAACTTACACTATGACGCGGTCGCTTCAACGGTTATTGGTGCAAGAAATGTCGAACAACTAAATCAAACACTGCAAGCTTATAAAAAAGCACAATCATTTGACGATGTTTCAGTTATTTTAAATTGGACGAAGCAAGACCGTTATACAGATCATCGATGA
- a CDS encoding NUDIX domain-containing protein yields MKKFEEKTIHSEKIFDGKVISLKVDDVTLPNGQTSKREIINHPGAVAIIAITDNGKFLVVEQYRKALERSIIEIPAGKMEKGEKPIITARRELEEETGYTTDSLELVQVFATSPGFADEVIHVFVARNLKKLEVPVAMDEDEFVELMEVSVEEAEAMIADERIYDAKTAFAVLWMKMNL; encoded by the coding sequence ATGAAGAAATTTGAAGAAAAAACAATCCATTCAGAAAAAATATTCGACGGGAAAGTCATTTCTTTAAAAGTAGATGATGTCACTTTACCAAATGGCCAAACGAGCAAACGGGAAATTATTAATCACCCTGGTGCGGTAGCAATTATTGCAATTACGGATAACGGGAAATTTTTAGTCGTTGAACAATATCGAAAAGCATTAGAGCGTTCAATTATTGAAATTCCAGCGGGTAAGATGGAAAAGGGTGAAAAACCGATTATTACTGCTCGTCGTGAACTCGAAGAAGAAACAGGCTACACAACGGATTCGCTTGAACTGGTACAAGTATTTGCTACTTCTCCTGGTTTTGCAGATGAAGTTATTCATGTATTTGTTGCCCGTAACTTAAAGAAACTTGAAGTTCCTGTAGCGATGGATGAGGATGAATTTGTTGAACTAATGGAAGTTTCAGTGGAAGAGGCTGAAGCGATGATTGCCGATGAACGTATTTATGATGCAAAAACTGCATTTGCTGTATTATGGATGAAAATGAATCTATAA